The Pontibacter pudoricolor genome contains a region encoding:
- a CDS encoding ArsR/SmtB family transcription factor, whose product MRLKHFSLAFGEQVFKALADESRVRILSLILRNKEMCISDLEQVLDFTQTKTSRHLAYLRSAGLVAPRKLDQWVYYSLKDEAADLINQIFGYLERDTTLQKDQETYQILYSNRELAINKLHSRRWTNF is encoded by the coding sequence ATGCGATTAAAACACTTCAGTCTTGCTTTCGGGGAACAGGTATTTAAAGCGCTCGCCGATGAGTCGCGGGTTCGTATCCTGAGCCTGATCCTGCGTAACAAGGAAATGTGTATCTCTGACCTGGAGCAGGTGCTTGATTTTACGCAAACCAAAACATCGCGCCACCTTGCCTATTTGCGCAGTGCAGGCCTTGTTGCGCCCCGCAAACTGGACCAATGGGTGTATTATTCGCTGAAGGATGAAGCTGCAGACCTGATAAACCAGATATTCGGTTACCTGGAGCGCGATACAACGCTGCAAAAAGACCAGGAAACGTACCAGATATTATATTCGAACCGAGAACTGGCCATTAACAAACTACACAGCCGCCGCTGGACCAACTTTTAG
- a CDS encoding O-methyltransferase: MEFIDEELQQYAEEHTSPESELLRKVNRQTHLSVMKPRMLSGHLQGRLLAMFSQMIQPKQVLEIGTYTGYSALCLAEGLQPSGTLHTIDINEELEDRVRGYFEEAGLTENIKYYIGNALQIIPTIDATFDLVFIDADKINNAAYYDLVIDRVRPGGYIIADNVLWSGKVLAKYRKKLDEDTAALLAFNKKVHDDARVENILLPVRDGLLIARKK, encoded by the coding sequence ATGGAATTCATTGACGAGGAATTACAGCAGTACGCCGAGGAGCATACATCGCCGGAGAGTGAGCTGCTGCGCAAGGTAAACCGCCAGACACACCTGAGCGTGATGAAGCCGCGCATGCTTTCCGGGCATTTGCAGGGCCGTTTGCTGGCAATGTTTTCTCAGATGATCCAACCAAAACAGGTTCTGGAAATTGGCACTTATACCGGTTACTCCGCACTTTGCCTGGCCGAAGGCTTGCAACCCAGCGGCACGCTCCATACTATAGACATCAACGAAGAGCTGGAAGACCGCGTGCGCGGTTATTTCGAAGAAGCCGGCCTTACGGAGAACATAAAATACTACATCGGCAATGCCCTGCAGATCATCCCAACTATAGATGCCACCTTCGACCTGGTATTTATAGATGCCGATAAAATTAATAATGCAGCTTACTACGACTTGGTGATCGACAGGGTGCGCCCTGGCGGCTACATTATAGCCGATAATGTGCTCTGGAGCGGGAAAGTGCTGGCAAAATACCGCAAAAAACTCGACGAAGATACCGCTGCCCTGCTCGCCTTCAACAAAAAAGTGCACGACGATGCGCGTGTCGAGAATATCCTGCTGCCTGTGCGCGATGGGTTGTTAATTGCCCGTAAAAAGTAA
- a CDS encoding carboxypeptidase-like regulatory domain-containing protein, whose amino-acid sequence MKSYLKALDSHVKLYKVVAATIVILLAFTATPEQAKAQGGQRVVQLSGFVTIGDSLYGVSNVSVYVPKTDRGVQTNRYGFFSLPVLTGDTVVFSALGYKKQTLVIPRTYPSSSYSIIMQMQEEAIELAEVQVIPWATERDFKEAVLALKLPDEGRSAANKNVDPERLKELFATVPMDGNSNSKVFNQHQQIQAQNRYLIPTISPFAVLKLIDMLRNGEFKKK is encoded by the coding sequence ATGAAGTCGTATTTAAAAGCTTTAGATAGCCACGTGAAGTTGTACAAGGTAGTAGCCGCTACTATAGTTATTCTGCTTGCATTTACCGCTACGCCCGAACAGGCAAAAGCGCAGGGAGGGCAGCGTGTAGTGCAGCTGTCAGGGTTTGTTACCATCGGCGATAGTTTGTATGGCGTAAGCAATGTAAGTGTATACGTGCCCAAAACAGATCGCGGGGTGCAGACTAACCGCTATGGTTTCTTCTCGCTGCCGGTTTTAACCGGCGATACCGTCGTTTTCAGTGCGCTGGGCTACAAAAAGCAGACACTGGTTATTCCAAGAACCTACCCATCAAGCAGTTATTCCATTATCATGCAGATGCAGGAAGAGGCGATAGAGCTGGCAGAAGTACAGGTTATACCGTGGGCAACCGAACGCGACTTTAAAGAAGCTGTGCTGGCTCTTAAGTTACCAGATGAAGGCCGCTCCGCTGCTAATAAAAATGTTGACCCCGAACGGCTTAAAGAACTGTTTGCCACAGTGCCGATGGATGGAAATTCGAACTCCAAAGTATTTAACCAGCATCAGCAGATACAAGCCCAGAACCGGTATTTAATACCAACTATAAGCCCATTTGCTGTACTTAAGCTGATAGATATGCTGAGAAATGGCGAGTTTAAGAAAAAATAG
- a CDS encoding M16 family metallopeptidase, translated as MLDYHIHTLPNGIRVIHKQVNHTKIAHSGFIMDIGSRDELPQEQGLAHFWEHMAFKGTAKRKSFHIINSLESVGGELNAYTTKEKICFYSSVLDKHFERSFELLTDITFRSIFPEKEIEKERGVILEEMAMYLDTPEDAIVDEFDDVVFSGHSLGNNILGSKESVSGFMKQDFLNFIDRNLSTDTLAFCSVSNWPFEKVVKLAEKYLAGIPTITKHRDRIPFLQYEPKAITIEKAISQAHCVIGCPAYALNDDRRIPFFMLVNILGGPGMNSRLNLAVREKHGLVYTIDANYSTYIDTGLFSIYFGTEKKQLKRTTSLVLKEMKKLREKPLGSLQLHTAKEQLMGQLAMAEESNMGLMMMMGKSILDQGKVEPLNEIFDKIKSIDSGHLVEIANDVLREDQLSFLNYVPN; from the coding sequence ATGCTTGATTATCATATTCATACATTACCAAACGGCATCCGTGTCATCCATAAGCAGGTAAACCATACCAAAATAGCCCACAGCGGGTTTATTATGGATATCGGCAGCCGCGACGAGCTTCCGCAGGAACAGGGCCTGGCGCACTTCTGGGAGCACATGGCTTTTAAGGGGACAGCCAAACGCAAGTCTTTTCACATTATTAACAGCCTGGAGTCGGTGGGTGGCGAACTGAATGCCTATACTACCAAGGAAAAGATCTGTTTCTATAGTTCGGTGCTGGACAAGCACTTTGAGCGGTCTTTTGAACTGCTGACCGATATTACCTTCCGCTCCATTTTCCCGGAGAAAGAGATTGAGAAAGAGCGGGGCGTAATACTGGAAGAGATGGCCATGTACCTCGATACACCGGAAGATGCTATAGTGGATGAGTTTGACGATGTGGTTTTTAGTGGCCATTCGCTGGGTAACAACATATTAGGCTCCAAAGAGAGTGTATCCGGGTTTATGAAACAGGATTTCCTGAACTTTATAGACCGCAACCTGAGCACTGATACGCTGGCTTTCTGTTCGGTGAGCAACTGGCCTTTCGAGAAGGTGGTGAAGCTGGCTGAGAAGTACCTGGCGGGCATACCAACTATAACCAAACACCGCGACCGTATTCCGTTCCTGCAGTATGAGCCCAAAGCTATAACTATAGAAAAAGCTATTTCGCAGGCACATTGCGTGATCGGTTGCCCGGCTTATGCGCTGAACGACGACCGCCGCATCCCGTTCTTCATGCTGGTTAATATACTGGGCGGCCCGGGCATGAACTCGCGCCTGAACCTGGCGGTGCGCGAAAAACATGGACTGGTTTATACCATCGATGCAAATTACTCCACTTACATTGATACCGGCCTGTTCTCCATTTACTTTGGCACTGAAAAGAAGCAGCTGAAACGCACAACGTCGCTGGTACTGAAGGAAATGAAAAAGCTGCGTGAAAAACCATTGGGCTCCCTGCAACTGCACACCGCGAAGGAACAGCTGATGGGTCAGTTGGCAATGGCCGAAGAAAGCAACATGGGGCTGATGATGATGATGGGTAAAAGCATTCTTGACCAGGGTAAAGTTGAACCGCTGAACGAGATCTTCGACAAAATTAAAAGTATAGATTCAGGTCACCTGGTAGAAATCGCCAACGACGTGCTGCGCGAGGATCAGCTCAGTTTCCTGAACTACGTGCCTAATTAA
- a CDS encoding NAD(P)/FAD-dependent oxidoreductase: protein MLPITTLTLNIPETRKPRIVIIGGGFGGINLAKKLRGKNFQVVMFDKQNYHGFWPLLYQVATAGLEPDAIAEPLRKLFSAEDYDDFFFRLVRVTNIDPVAKVVSTLIGDLPYDYLVIATGTKTNYFGNDQIKKFSFPLKKIPDALNLRSQMLQCFEQANMTSDPELRQSLMNFVIVGGGPTGVELAGALAEMKKHVLPHDYPGMDISKMNIYLVEGMGRLLPPMSPESSEKTYRYLKDLGVNIILNTLVESYDGDKAVLKNGDQIGTNTLIWAAGVSGALIDGLPPETIERGRILVNEHNQVLGFNDLFAIGDIAFMKTDKWPKGHPGVAQPAIQQGQLLAKNLLRLQNKEQLEPFEYTDKGSLAIIGRNRAVADLPGNLHFGGFFAWVVWLFVHVMALVGFRNKLVVLSNWVYRFFTYENGTRLIIRPYVRKGDKIKQRFFDRYNAEE from the coding sequence ATGCTTCCTATAACAACCCTGACACTTAATATACCCGAAACCCGGAAACCGCGCATTGTGATCATCGGCGGTGGATTTGGCGGAATAAACCTTGCAAAAAAACTGCGTGGCAAAAACTTCCAGGTCGTGATGTTTGATAAGCAGAACTACCACGGTTTCTGGCCGCTGCTATACCAGGTAGCAACCGCAGGCCTTGAGCCGGATGCTATTGCCGAGCCGCTCCGCAAACTATTCAGTGCCGAAGATTATGATGATTTCTTTTTCCGGTTAGTGCGGGTAACGAATATAGATCCGGTAGCCAAAGTTGTATCAACCCTTATCGGCGACCTGCCATACGACTACCTGGTTATTGCCACCGGTACTAAAACCAATTACTTCGGCAACGACCAGATCAAGAAATTCTCTTTCCCGCTTAAAAAGATTCCGGATGCGTTGAACCTGAGAAGCCAGATGTTGCAGTGCTTTGAGCAGGCCAACATGACCAGCGACCCGGAATTACGGCAAAGCCTGATGAACTTCGTGATTGTGGGAGGTGGGCCAACTGGCGTGGAGCTGGCAGGTGCACTGGCTGAAATGAAGAAACACGTGCTGCCTCACGACTATCCCGGCATGGACATCAGCAAAATGAACATTTACCTGGTAGAGGGTATGGGTCGTTTATTGCCGCCTATGTCGCCGGAATCGAGCGAAAAAACTTACAGATACCTTAAAGACCTTGGTGTAAATATTATTCTAAACACCTTAGTGGAGTCATACGATGGGGATAAGGCAGTGCTTAAGAATGGCGACCAAATCGGAACAAATACCCTGATCTGGGCAGCCGGTGTATCGGGAGCGCTAATAGATGGCCTGCCACCTGAAACGATAGAGAGAGGCCGTATTCTGGTAAATGAGCATAACCAGGTATTGGGCTTTAATGATCTTTTTGCGATCGGTGATATTGCCTTTATGAAAACTGATAAATGGCCGAAAGGGCATCCGGGTGTAGCGCAGCCTGCCATACAACAAGGCCAGTTGTTAGCCAAAAACCTGCTGCGTTTGCAAAACAAAGAGCAGCTAGAACCATTTGAATACACAGACAAAGGCTCGTTGGCTATTATAGGCCGTAACCGTGCTGTAGCAGATTTACCGGGCAACCTACACTTCGGAGGATTTTTTGCCTGGGTAGTCTGGCTGTTCGTGCATGTAATGGCGCTGGTAGGTTTCCGAAACAAGCTTGTGGTGCTCAGTAACTGGGTTTACAGATTCTTTACTTACGAGAATGGTACGCGCCTTATCATCCGGCCCTACGTCCGGAAAGGCGATAAGATAAAGCAACGGTTTTTTGATAGATATAATGCAGAGGAATAA
- a CDS encoding YjjG family noncanonical pyrimidine nucleotidase: MKTYTHILFDLDHTLWDFEKNSEETLYTLFDEYELGAFGKFDSTSFYKKYKFVNNLLWDQYNKGKINQQELREQRFVKTLTGLGLEAHQVPQGLSEAYTDLCPTKTAVFPYTHEVLTYLQPKYGLHIITNGFKEVQAIKMSASNLHGYFKEVVTSECCGYKKPDKRMFAHALERIHVSPEECLMIGDNLECDIDGARAAGIDQVFFNPEKSKPKLSPKPTYEIHCLSQLQEIL; the protein is encoded by the coding sequence ATGAAAACATATACCCACATCCTCTTCGACCTGGACCATACCCTTTGGGATTTCGAGAAAAACTCGGAAGAGACGCTTTATACCTTGTTCGATGAGTATGAATTAGGCGCATTCGGAAAGTTCGACAGCACGTCTTTTTACAAGAAGTACAAGTTTGTAAATAACCTGCTCTGGGACCAATACAACAAAGGCAAGATAAACCAACAGGAGCTACGCGAGCAGCGCTTTGTAAAAACGCTGACCGGCCTTGGCCTGGAAGCACATCAGGTTCCGCAAGGTTTATCAGAAGCTTATACTGACCTGTGCCCTACTAAAACCGCAGTGTTCCCTTATACCCACGAAGTACTGACTTACCTGCAGCCCAAATATGGCTTGCACATTATAACTAATGGCTTTAAAGAGGTACAGGCAATTAAAATGTCGGCTTCTAACCTGCATGGGTATTTTAAGGAAGTGGTAACCTCAGAGTGCTGCGGCTACAAGAAACCGGACAAGCGTATGTTTGCGCATGCTCTTGAACGCATACATGTTTCGCCGGAAGAATGTCTGATGATTGGTGATAACCTGGAATGTGATATTGATGGTGCCCGTGCCGCCGGCATAGACCAGGTTTTCTTTAACCCTGAAAAAAGTAAGCCCAAATTAAGTCCCAAGCCAACTTACGAGATACATTGCCTGAGCCAGCTACAGGAGATACTATAA